One part of the Eucalyptus grandis isolate ANBG69807.140 chromosome 10, ASM1654582v1, whole genome shotgun sequence genome encodes these proteins:
- the LOC104421841 gene encoding probable membrane-associated kinase regulator 4: MDMNPLSPDHADDDYIDMEVSSYSNFLSQSVASPQHPREFEFQMSSISLEKETTTSPADELFYKGKLLPLHLPPCLEMVEKFLQHSNPCYADGRNTYEEHYSTPLVTNPTTPTTMSTPFESCNISPSESCRVSRELTQEEYISEYFTETGDSIRENPKKSWTRKIKLIKQSSLGSKLKASRAYIKSLFGKSGCSDDTYAGNAKAAGEESTLKDRDYSSNCEKVAKKNPFGQIYRCKNQSSTSLLRRPNEEKRTDNGVGGHRRSFSVSIKWHSPNKISSSSSSSKSSSSSFSKSSNGFNELQFLKRSSSVKSEMESPIQGAIAHCKRSQQFFRSRKTDGEVGFLSLSTSRISVSEDHEKISYHLRDERERERARTKQTFD, encoded by the coding sequence ATGGACATGAACCCTCTCTCTCCTGACCATGCAGATGATGACTACATCGACATGGAAGTCAGCTCATACTCCAATTTCCTCTCCCAATCAGTGGCCTCTCCCCAACATCCTCGAGAGTTCGAGTTCCAGatgtcttcaatttctctagAGAAAGAAACAACCACTTCACCAGCTGACGAGTTGTTCTACAAAGGAAAACTACTCCCCCTTCACCTCCCTCCGTGTCTAGAGATGGTAGAGAAGTTCCTTCAACACTCTAATCCGTGTTACGCCGATGGAAGAAATACATATGAGGAACATTATAGCACTCCATTGGTGACTAACCCTACCACCCCGACTACTATGAGTACTCCGTTTGAGTCGTGCAATATATCACCTTCTGAGTCGTGTAGGGTCAGTAGAGAGCTGACCCAGGAAGAGTATATCAGTGAGTACTTTACCGAGACGGGTGACTCCATTAGAGAAAATCCAAAGAAGTCCTGGACGAGAAAGATTAAGTTGATCAAGCAGTCGTCACTTGGTTCCAAGCTTAAGGCTTCTCGCGCTTACATCAAGTCCTTGTTCGGCAAATCAGGTTGCTCGGATGACACTTATGCAGGAAACGCTAAAGCTGCAGGTGAAGAATCAACTCTAAAAGATAGAGATTACTCAAGTAATTGCGAGAAGGTGGCCAAGAAAAACCCATTTGGCCAAATCTACAGGTGCAAGAATCAAAGTTCAACTTCATTGCTGAGACGCccaaatgaagagaaaagaacTGACAACGGAGTTGGGGGTCATAGGAGGTCTTTTTCCGTGTCTATTAAATGGCATTCACCCAACAAGATttcatcctcctcctcatcatctaaatcatcttcttcctcgttcTCAAAAAGTTCAAATGGGTTTAATGAGTTGCAGTTCCTCAAGAGAAGCAGCAGCGTGAAATCCGAGATGGAAAGCCCAATCCAGGGAGCAATAGCACATTGCAAACGGTCTCAGCAGTTCTTCCGTTCCAGAAAGACTGACGGAGAAGTTGGGTTTCTATCGCTATCAACGTCAAGAATTTCTGTTAGTGAGGATCATGAAAAGATCAGTTACCATTtgagggatgagagagagagagagagagcaaggacAAAGCAaacttttgattga